One window from the genome of Crateriforma spongiae encodes:
- a CDS encoding enolase C-terminal domain-like protein: MPTIKMIETRDARFPLKPGEGVDAVHSEPVYSYAVTHLRTDTNDAGTGIAFTLGGGNRLVCEAIELLTDRLIGQDIEDLMSRWGVVSRELADHPQLRWLGPHKGVVHLALSSIANACFDLWAKARQVPLWKLLIDLSPEAIVDTLDLTYLEEVLSREQAIELLNVNRPGREDRMQVVRNGYPGYDTSVGWFTYADDVIVANAKKALDAGFTAMKLKVGSADSARDLRRAELVRDVVGESTRLMFDANQAWNLPRAMDMCQKLADLKAFWIEEPTHPDDVLGHQKLSKAIAPSAIALGEHVPNRVMFKNFILAGAMQFVQVDAVRVAGVSEFIAISMLARQKGLKVVPHVGDMGQLHQHLVLFNHISLGHERVFLEYIPHLRDHFVHPADVDAGIYRTPDVPGATCDLKEAKST; encoded by the coding sequence ATGCCCACCATCAAGATGATCGAAACACGCGACGCCCGTTTTCCGTTGAAACCGGGCGAAGGGGTTGATGCGGTTCACAGTGAACCGGTTTACTCCTATGCCGTCACGCATTTGAGGACCGACACCAACGACGCAGGGACGGGCATTGCGTTCACCTTGGGTGGTGGAAATCGATTGGTTTGTGAAGCGATCGAGTTACTCACGGATCGACTGATTGGCCAGGATATCGAAGACCTGATGAGTCGTTGGGGCGTCGTGTCGCGTGAGTTGGCCGACCATCCGCAACTGCGTTGGCTCGGGCCGCACAAAGGCGTCGTGCATCTGGCGCTTTCGTCGATCGCCAACGCATGCTTTGACTTGTGGGCGAAGGCTCGGCAAGTCCCGCTGTGGAAGTTGTTGATTGATTTGTCGCCAGAAGCCATCGTCGACACATTGGACTTGACCTATTTGGAGGAAGTGCTATCGCGTGAACAAGCGATCGAGTTGTTAAATGTCAATCGTCCCGGGCGTGAAGATCGAATGCAAGTCGTCCGGAACGGATACCCCGGATACGATACATCGGTCGGGTGGTTTACGTACGCTGATGATGTGATCGTCGCCAACGCGAAAAAGGCACTCGACGCAGGATTCACCGCGATGAAGCTAAAAGTCGGGTCGGCGGACAGTGCACGTGATCTTCGTCGCGCCGAACTCGTCCGCGACGTGGTCGGCGAGTCGACGCGTCTGATGTTTGACGCCAACCAAGCGTGGAATCTTCCGCGAGCGATGGACATGTGTCAGAAACTGGCGGACTTGAAAGCGTTTTGGATCGAAGAGCCGACTCATCCGGACGACGTTTTGGGCCATCAAAAGCTTTCCAAAGCCATCGCCCCATCAGCGATCGCGTTGGGTGAGCACGTTCCCAATCGCGTCATGTTCAAGAACTTCATACTTGCCGGTGCCATGCAATTTGTCCAAGTTGACGCGGTTCGTGTCGCTGGGGTTAGCGAATTCATTGCGATCAGCATGCTTGCTCGGCAAAAAGGCCTGAAGGTTGTTCCGCACGTCGGCGACATGGGACAACTGCACCAGCATTTAGTGTTGTTTAACCATATTTCGTTGGGGCATGAACGTGTCTTCCTGGAATATATTCCACACCTTCGCGACCATTTCGTCCACCCGGCGGATGTCGACGCAGGCATCTACCGCACGCCCGACGTTCCCGGGGCAACCTGTGATCTGAAAGAGGCGAAAAGCACCTAA
- a CDS encoding family 16 glycosylhydrolase gives MLTIVLGAVVPSSYAETPGDPSPSATQPQMDLSDWKLVWQDEFDYPDEELDKHWESQNAPSHHILCSRWRENVVVKDGILHLVNRKQQRGGQDWTSGSIWTRKKFKYGYFECRYRYAEATGTNNSFWLMTRGADPDEGKRFEIDINEGHYPNEVNTNIHNWSDVVVGDDGKKTHPSAHKGFAFGMRPDYSLPLEIPITTTRLRLTSNTSPHFHIRELRVFGVGDRYPDPLSETADQDINGLVNHATDPSVRVTASGMHNPNTRPEHAVDGTTLTSWTSPDEGEKWIELRWPEPITIGCIQFINGWQKDGHWTGWGQVSDYKIQAHDGKTWHDVATMNSKDEADFGANYHTYGLLWTEDELVFYQDRKELRRMPNEFCKSECPIWLSEAIIRWAGTVSDQIDGTSMKVDWVRYYQKESDQ, from the coding sequence ATGCTGACCATCGTCCTGGGCGCCGTCGTTCCATCGTCTTATGCGGAAACTCCCGGCGATCCTTCGCCGTCTGCCACTCAGCCGCAGATGGATTTGTCAGATTGGAAACTCGTGTGGCAGGACGAGTTTGATTACCCCGACGAAGAATTGGACAAACACTGGGAATCCCAGAACGCCCCCAGCCATCACATCTTGTGCAGCCGATGGCGTGAAAACGTGGTGGTCAAAGACGGAATCCTGCACCTGGTCAATCGGAAACAGCAACGCGGCGGCCAAGACTGGACGTCCGGCAGCATCTGGACGCGAAAGAAATTCAAGTACGGCTATTTCGAATGCCGCTATCGCTATGCCGAAGCCACGGGGACAAACAATTCATTCTGGCTAATGACACGAGGCGCCGATCCGGACGAAGGCAAGCGATTTGAAATCGACATCAACGAAGGTCACTATCCCAATGAAGTGAACACCAACATTCACAATTGGTCCGACGTGGTGGTCGGTGATGATGGAAAGAAGACTCATCCGTCGGCCCACAAAGGTTTCGCTTTTGGCATGCGTCCAGACTATTCGCTGCCGCTGGAAATCCCCATCACGACGACACGTCTGCGTTTGACCTCCAACACCAGTCCTCATTTCCACATCCGCGAACTTCGCGTCTTTGGTGTCGGCGACCGTTACCCGGACCCACTTTCGGAAACGGCCGATCAAGACATCAACGGCTTGGTCAATCACGCCACCGACCCATCCGTCCGAGTCACCGCCAGTGGTATGCACAACCCAAACACACGTCCCGAACATGCGGTCGACGGAACGACACTCACCAGTTGGACATCGCCCGACGAAGGCGAAAAATGGATCGAACTGCGATGGCCCGAGCCGATCACCATTGGCTGCATCCAGTTCATCAATGGTTGGCAAAAGGATGGACATTGGACCGGATGGGGCCAAGTCAGCGATTACAAGATCCAAGCCCATGACGGTAAAACGTGGCATGATGTGGCCACGATGAATTCCAAGGACGAAGCCGACTTTGGTGCCAACTATCACACCTACGGTCTGCTGTGGACCGAAGACGAATTGGTCTTCTACCAGGACCGCAAGGAACTACGCCGCATGCCCAACGAATTTTGCAAAAGCGAATGCCCGATCTGGCTCAGTGAAGCCATCATCCGATGGGCCGGCACCGTTTCCGACCAAATCGACGGGACCAGCATGAAGGTCGATTGGGTTCGCTATTACCAAAAGGAAAGCGATCAATGA
- a CDS encoding TIGR00341 family protein: protein MRFLQIFIPENADGNFDDLLEGQKVLGTWRDDTSDQRIVLHLLVPAEATEPIMDRFEEAFGKYEGFCIVVLPVEAVLPRPDVTKETDQNTDADDGSDQEGTSDSGRVSREELYSEITETLGIDRVFLAMTILSSVVAAVGLLRDDVAVIIGAMVIAPLLGPNVAMSLATTLGDLALLRRALLTNVVGVTVTLLVALGIGIMLEVDPTIPAIQSRTEVNLGDLTLALAAGAAGTFAFTRGMSSAVIGVMVAVALMPPLVTFGMLFAEGAYRSAAGAMMLVMANVVSVNLTGVATFIAQGVRPRSWWEEEQARRSTRIAIAIWVTLLIALIAILLVYQNNETLID from the coding sequence TTGAGATTTCTGCAGATATTCATCCCCGAGAACGCCGACGGTAACTTCGACGATTTGTTGGAGGGCCAGAAGGTTCTTGGTACTTGGCGTGACGATACTTCCGATCAACGGATTGTATTGCACTTGCTGGTGCCCGCCGAAGCCACCGAGCCGATCATGGACCGGTTCGAGGAAGCGTTTGGGAAATACGAAGGCTTCTGTATTGTTGTGCTGCCGGTCGAGGCGGTTCTGCCACGCCCCGACGTCACCAAGGAAACGGATCAAAACACTGACGCAGACGATGGCTCGGATCAGGAAGGCACCAGCGACAGCGGTCGGGTCAGCCGCGAAGAGTTGTACAGTGAAATCACCGAAACGCTGGGCATCGATCGAGTCTTTCTGGCGATGACAATCCTGTCGTCGGTCGTCGCAGCGGTCGGACTGTTGCGAGACGACGTCGCGGTGATCATCGGTGCCATGGTGATCGCGCCGCTGTTGGGGCCGAATGTGGCCATGTCGTTGGCGACGACCCTGGGCGATCTTGCGTTGTTGCGTCGGGCTTTGCTGACCAACGTGGTCGGGGTGACCGTGACACTGTTGGTCGCGTTGGGCATTGGAATCATGCTGGAAGTTGATCCGACCATTCCTGCGATTCAGTCACGGACCGAAGTCAATCTTGGCGACCTGACTTTGGCATTGGCCGCCGGTGCCGCGGGAACGTTTGCCTTCACCCGTGGCATGTCCAGCGCGGTGATCGGAGTGATGGTGGCGGTTGCATTGATGCCGCCGCTGGTCACATTCGGCATGTTATTCGCCGAAGGAGCCTATCGATCTGCCGCCGGGGCGATGATGCTGGTAATGGCCAACGTGGTCAGCGTCAATTTGACGGGCGTCGCAACCTTCATTGCTCAAGGCGTACGGCCACGATCGTGGTGGGAAGAGGAGCAGGCCAGACGATCGACTCGGATTGCGATCGCCATCTGGGTCACGTTGTTGATCGCACTGATTGCCATCCTGTTGGTCTATCAGAACAACGAGACGCTGATCGACTGA
- a CDS encoding alpha-L-fucosidase — MSRLSKTASTFSPAFAMLAVFLVTVVQATAQEESHYEPNWESLQKYQIPDWMADAKFGIFVHWGPSCVSEHETDWYPRWMYEDTVQRHHVTGEIKVHQPHPAYLYHVRTYGDPSEVGYKDLIPMFKAENFDAKEWVDLFVEAGAKYVIPVAEHHDGYAMYDSSHTRWNSVQIGPKRDLLAELRDEIRRQGLIFGASSHYAFNWRYYPQDPAYDTGNPAYSDLYAPLHDLGAPASKEFLEMWWVRTKEIIDNYQPDILWFDFGLDSPEFAPYHPKLAAYYYNHGRARGVTTVLQTKNLRFPSYPKGTHMLDLERSKSDEMLNELWQTDTSVGSNSWFYCEDWQSRSANSLIDDLVDIVSKNGCLLLNIGPDGSGRIPDQQADVLREIGRWLAVNGEAIYGTRPWKVFGEGPTKVATGHLSEGKNADFTSADIRFTAKPGTIYATILQAPQGEVLIQSLNANEHPRLKQIDSITVLGSDQTLKWRLSGEGLTIESIVDPPFEDAIVLKINVPQ; from the coding sequence ATGTCTCGACTCAGCAAGACCGCTTCCACGTTCTCGCCCGCATTCGCAATGCTCGCCGTCTTCCTGGTGACGGTTGTGCAGGCGACGGCCCAGGAAGAATCGCACTACGAGCCCAACTGGGAATCGCTGCAGAAGTATCAAATTCCTGACTGGATGGCCGACGCCAAGTTCGGAATCTTCGTCCACTGGGGTCCGTCGTGCGTTTCCGAACACGAGACCGATTGGTATCCGCGTTGGATGTATGAGGATACGGTCCAGCGACATCACGTGACCGGTGAAATCAAAGTCCATCAACCTCATCCGGCGTACCTGTATCACGTGAGGACTTACGGCGATCCGTCCGAGGTGGGTTACAAGGATCTGATCCCCATGTTCAAAGCGGAGAACTTTGACGCGAAAGAATGGGTGGATCTATTTGTCGAGGCCGGTGCGAAGTATGTCATTCCGGTGGCCGAGCACCACGATGGCTACGCGATGTATGATTCGTCCCATACACGCTGGAATTCGGTTCAGATTGGTCCCAAGCGTGATCTGTTGGCCGAGCTGCGTGATGAAATTCGGCGACAAGGATTGATCTTTGGCGCGTCATCGCACTATGCGTTTAATTGGCGGTACTATCCGCAAGATCCCGCTTATGACACGGGGAACCCCGCGTACTCGGACCTGTACGCGCCGCTCCACGATCTTGGCGCGCCTGCGAGCAAAGAATTCTTGGAGATGTGGTGGGTTCGCACCAAAGAGATCATCGACAACTACCAGCCGGACATCTTGTGGTTCGACTTCGGGCTCGATTCCCCTGAGTTTGCTCCGTACCATCCAAAGCTAGCCGCCTATTACTACAACCATGGCCGGGCACGTGGCGTGACCACGGTCTTGCAAACCAAGAACCTGCGATTCCCTTCGTATCCCAAGGGAACGCATATGCTGGATCTGGAACGCAGCAAATCAGACGAAATGTTGAACGAACTATGGCAGACTGACACATCGGTGGGCAGCAATTCATGGTTCTACTGTGAGGACTGGCAATCCAGATCCGCCAATTCCTTGATCGATGATTTAGTCGACATCGTCAGCAAGAACGGCTGCTTGCTACTGAATATCGGGCCGGATGGCAGCGGTCGCATCCCAGATCAACAGGCCGATGTGTTGCGGGAGATCGGTCGCTGGCTGGCGGTCAACGGCGAAGCCATCTATGGCACGCGGCCCTGGAAAGTCTTCGGCGAAGGCCCCACCAAAGTCGCGACTGGCCACCTCAGCGAAGGTAAAAACGCCGACTTCACTAGCGCTGACATTCGATTCACGGCAAAACCCGGCACCATCTACGCAACGATCTTGCAGGCTCCTCAAGGCGAAGTGCTGATTCAATCATTGAACGCCAACGAACACCCAAGACTAAAGCAGATTGATTCCATCACTGTGCTCGGTTCAGACCAAACCTTGAAATGGCGATTATCTGGTGAGGGCCTGACGATTGAATCGATCGTTGATCCGCCGTTCGAGGACGCGATCGTGCTGAAGATTAATGTGCCGCAATAG